A region of Oscillatoria sp. FACHB-1406 DNA encodes the following proteins:
- a CDS encoding asparagine synthase-related protein produces the protein MANFIVIVDPDRDRRARFVKTIEPLLTPLEGLVTNRCDSGDFCAIWAANPTAPISWDADEQGAAVVWGDAIAADSDRRTDAKHLRKFWHGGDRKNFPGFDGFYAAVTYQPDFGLTVGADILGLFPVYYWCARDIILVGSSPELFQYHPQFKPQFNPAGLIGLLLLRVLVNGQTLWSEVLRLGAGNLLAWQPGTPAREIEQYRIPCSKEHNIYSHLSFSQHLDLLEDAIDRAIARPTASGKKQGLLCSGGLDSRMLAGFLHRQGTSVVAFTLGRRNDLEMECATPVVRALGFEQHVTEIPMVEYPTYADLLVRWEHLAGGFGGATGLGWSARSYLQNTPPEMVMGFSLDAILSCPSSSSVSFAKTFGGTNTMGFSPAVLDKLLCRDVFGNLVADSLVRLEQTYNHYSDLPLRQAWCFKLYHSNRFVMGLTAWRISFGAWPILPVLDRQLLELTAVLPEATVGKRLAQKELVRTRFPQLAKLPLDRNGWNTEPLQPSPLRQKLAPLLLAQQKWRRLQQQFGYERRRYYRVLNLNNPGWQAVRRQAEPYRGKVSHLIDRTMLDKLLPSPNTCIPFQSDAIAEGSGMQTLLGFLLWSRNNL, from the coding sequence ATGGCGAATTTTATTGTCATTGTAGACCCCGATCGCGACCGGCGCGCGCGCTTTGTGAAAACTATCGAACCGCTATTAACGCCCTTAGAAGGCTTGGTAACAAACCGCTGCGATTCGGGAGATTTCTGTGCGATTTGGGCGGCAAATCCGACAGCACCGATTAGCTGGGATGCCGACGAGCAAGGAGCGGCTGTTGTTTGGGGAGATGCAATTGCAGCCGATAGCGATCGCAGAACGGACGCAAAGCATTTAAGAAAGTTCTGGCACGGCGGCGATCGCAAAAACTTTCCGGGCTTTGATGGGTTTTATGCAGCCGTGACTTATCAACCCGATTTTGGCCTAACGGTCGGCGCAGATATTCTCGGGTTATTTCCCGTTTATTACTGGTGCGCTCGCGACATTATTCTCGTAGGTTCGAGTCCCGAACTCTTCCAATACCATCCCCAATTTAAACCGCAATTTAATCCAGCCGGTTTAATCGGACTGTTGCTGTTGCGCGTATTAGTTAACGGACAAACTTTATGGTCGGAAGTTCTGCGGTTGGGTGCGGGAAACCTCTTAGCTTGGCAACCCGGAACCCCCGCTCGGGAAATCGAACAATATCGCATTCCCTGCTCGAAGGAGCATAACATCTATTCTCATCTTTCGTTTTCCCAGCATTTAGACCTGCTCGAAGACGCAATCGATCGCGCGATCGCGCGCCCTACCGCTTCGGGCAAAAAACAAGGTCTCCTCTGTTCCGGCGGTTTAGACTCGCGAATGCTAGCTGGATTCTTGCACCGTCAAGGGACTAGCGTCGTTGCTTTTACCCTAGGACGGCGCAACGATCTGGAAATGGAATGCGCCACCCCCGTCGTTCGCGCCCTCGGATTCGAGCAGCACGTCACGGAAATCCCGATGGTAGAATATCCCACCTATGCCGATTTACTCGTTCGCTGGGAACACCTTGCGGGAGGATTCGGCGGTGCGACGGGTCTGGGTTGGAGCGCTCGTTCCTACCTCCAAAATACCCCGCCCGAGATGGTAATGGGGTTTTCCTTGGATGCTATCCTCAGTTGTCCGAGTAGTTCGTCTGTATCCTTTGCCAAAACCTTTGGCGGCACCAATACGATGGGATTTTCGCCCGCAGTCCTCGATAAGCTGCTTTGTCGCGATGTTTTTGGCAATCTCGTTGCCGATAGCTTAGTTCGGCTCGAGCAAACCTATAACCATTACTCCGATCTCCCATTACGGCAAGCTTGGTGTTTCAAACTCTACCACTCAAACCGCTTCGTGATGGGTTTGACGGCTTGGCGAATTTCCTTTGGCGCTTGGCCAATTCTCCCCGTTCTCGATCGCCAATTATTGGAATTAACCGCAGTATTACCCGAAGCGACAGTGGGGAAACGATTAGCACAGAAAGAACTGGTTCGGACTCGATTTCCTCAACTAGCCAAACTGCCGTTAGATCGTAATGGTTGGAACACAGAACCCCTACAACCGAGTCCGCTGCGACAGAAACTCGCACCGCTATTACTGGCGCAGCAGAAGTGGCGGCGCTTGCAACAGCAATTCGGCTACGAACGCCGCCGTTATTACCGAGTTTTGAATCTTAATAATCCTGGATGGCAAGCGGTACGCCGACAGGCAGAACCTTATCGAGGCAAAGTATCGCATCTGATCGATCGAACCATGCTTGACAAGTTATTACCTTCTCCCAATACTTGCATCCCGTTTCAATCTGATGCCATTGCGGAAGGTTCGGGAATGCAAACGCTTTTAGGTTTCTTACTGTGGTCGAGAAATAATTTATGA
- a CDS encoding class I SAM-dependent methyltransferase produces the protein MFPDYKDIFNARGIDYHQAMMEYPLARQLEFKNIISISDLEDNQTVGDLPSGGCYLNNFVKKKVKTISVETSVEFARNAKESENNLTITCEDISKIPLLSETLDRAISLAGSHHLPSQPAFYREVHRLLKPGGLFCLADVREGSGVDGFLNVFVDRYNSMGHQGEFLNQNTTIELEAAGFEILYASPIPYTWNFNSVEEMAYFCKRLFYIDRATEQQVIEAIEQYLGYQVSENQCRMNWELFFFKALKKE, from the coding sequence ATGTTTCCCGACTACAAAGATATCTTTAATGCACGAGGAATCGATTACCATCAAGCGATGATGGAATATCCCCTAGCACGACAATTGGAATTTAAAAATATTATTAGTATATCCGACTTAGAAGATAATCAAACTGTCGGCGATCTCCCTTCAGGAGGATGTTATCTCAATAATTTTGTCAAGAAAAAGGTCAAAACCATCTCGGTAGAAACCTCAGTTGAATTTGCCCGCAATGCCAAAGAAAGTGAAAATAATCTGACGATTACTTGTGAGGATATAAGCAAGATTCCGCTGTTAAGTGAAACCTTAGATCGCGCGATTAGTTTAGCCGGTTCCCATCACCTCCCCAGCCAACCAGCATTTTATCGGGAAGTCCACCGTTTATTAAAACCAGGAGGTCTTTTTTGTTTGGCAGATGTGAGGGAAGGTTCGGGAGTGGATGGTTTTTTAAATGTCTTTGTTGACCGCTATAACTCAATGGGACACCAAGGAGAGTTTTTAAATCAAAATACAACCATTGAATTAGAAGCGGCAGGATTTGAGATTTTGTATGCGTCCCCGATTCCTTATACTTGGAATTTTAATTCGGTTGAAGAAATGGCTTATTTTTGTAAGCGTCTTTTTTATATCGATCGCGCGACAGAACAGCAAGTGATAGAAGCAATCGAACAGTATCTCGGCTATCAAGTTAGC
- a CDS encoding cyanophycinase has translation MLQLESQTSKTQMPQSTQTAILVIGGAEDKIHGREILQTFFYRSGAEDAVLAIVPSASREPVLMGERYHRIFQDMGAKEIEVLDIRDRDQGSDPNYLNFIERCTGVFLTGGDQLRLCGLLAETPVMERISDRVRAKEIALAGTSAGAAVMGYHTIGGGGSGESPNRSLVDMTFGLGMIPEIVVDQHFHNRNRMARLLSALAMHPDLLGIGIDEDTCAIFEQDGTIQVMGSGTVNIIDASELSHTNQPEVRANDPLSLHGLRLHVLCHGDRYHLYKRQVLDSLAREP, from the coding sequence ATGCTCCAACTCGAATCTCAAACGTCTAAAACTCAGATGCCTCAATCGACCCAAACCGCTATTCTCGTTATCGGCGGGGCCGAAGATAAAATTCACGGCCGCGAAATTCTGCAAACTTTTTTTTATCGCTCTGGTGCAGAAGATGCCGTTTTAGCAATTGTGCCTTCGGCTTCGCGCGAACCGGTATTGATGGGAGAACGCTACCATCGAATTTTCCAAGATATGGGGGCCAAAGAGATCGAGGTTCTGGATATCCGCGATCGCGATCAAGGCTCAGACCCCAACTACCTTAACTTTATCGAGCGCTGTACCGGCGTATTTCTCACCGGCGGAGATCAATTGCGCTTGTGCGGGTTGCTGGCGGAAACACCCGTAATGGAGCGAATTAGCGATCGCGTCCGCGCTAAAGAAATCGCCCTGGCTGGAACCAGTGCGGGAGCAGCCGTAATGGGCTACCACACCATCGGCGGCGGCGGCAGCGGCGAATCGCCCAATCGTTCCCTCGTCGATATGACTTTCGGCTTGGGAATGATTCCCGAAATTGTCGTCGATCAGCACTTCCACAACCGCAATCGCATGGCCCGCCTACTCAGCGCGCTCGCGATGCACCCCGATCTCCTGGGGATCGGCATTGACGAAGATACCTGCGCGATTTTCGAGCAAGATGGTACGATTCAAGTGATGGGCAGCGGTACGGTGAATATCATCGACGCAAGCGAACTCTCCCACACCAATCAGCCCGAAGTTCGCGCTAACGATCCCCTGAGCTTGCACGGTTTGCGCCTGCACGTCCTCTGTCACGGCGATCGCTACCACCTCTACAAACGTCAAGTTCTCGATTCTCTGGCCAGAGAGCCGTAA
- the cphA gene encoding cyanophycin synthetase — MRILKTLTLRGPNYWSIRRTKLIVMRLDLEDLAERYTNEIPGFFEGLSRVLPTLIDHFCSPGYRGGFYERIQKGTLMGHVIEHVALELQELAGMPVGFGRTRETADAGVYNVVFEYVDEQAGRYAARAAVRLCQSLVETGTYPPQELAQDLQDLQELHANAALGPSTESIIKEAEARKIPWMPLSARAMVQLGYGCNSKRIQATLTDRSSILGVELACDKEGTKTILQDAGIPVPRGTTIGYFDELDDAIASVGGFPIVIKPLDGNHGRGITININSRKEAEEAYDLASAASKTKNVIVERYYEGSDHRVLVVNGKVIAVAERVPAHVVGDGTSTIAELIEITNQDPHRGDGHDNVLTKIVLDKTATDVLQRQGYTLKTVLRRGDRAYLRATANLSTGGIAIDRTDEIHPENVWLAERVVKIIGLDIAGLDIVTSDIRKPLRETNGVIVEVNAAPGFRMHVCPSQGLPRNVGAAVLDMLFPPGTSPRIPIVAITGTNGKTTTTRLIAHIIQQTGKIVGYTTTDGIYLNEHLVEKGDTTGPQSAQVILKDPTVEVAVLETARGGILRSGIAFDTCDVSVVLNVAADHLGLGDINTIEELARVKSVVAEIASSEGFAVLNADDPRVVAMAQKTKAKIAYFSMQSDNDIVQSHIRQGGLAAIYDRGSLAIMEGDWQLRIEEAKNIPVTMGGMAPFMIANALAACLAAFASGVDIEKIRQGLRSFKTSAAQTPGRMNLFDLGRYQALIDYAHNPAGYEALSGFVCNWQGERLGVVGGPGDRRDEDLILLGELSAKMFDRIIVKEDRDRRGRESGEVAALIVEGVKRHNPDVPCKIVLDESEAIEAGLSEMKEGGLIVILPESVSSAIALLEERQAESLLAKNAK; from the coding sequence ATGAGAATTCTGAAAACGCTGACTTTACGGGGGCCAAACTACTGGAGCATTCGACGCACCAAACTCATTGTCATGCGTCTCGATCTAGAAGACCTAGCCGAACGTTACACCAATGAAATTCCCGGTTTCTTTGAGGGACTTTCCCGCGTCCTGCCCACCCTGATCGACCATTTTTGCTCGCCCGGTTATCGCGGCGGTTTCTACGAGCGCATCCAGAAAGGAACGCTCATGGGTCATGTTATCGAGCACGTTGCCTTAGAACTGCAAGAACTTGCCGGAATGCCGGTTGGTTTTGGGCGCACCCGCGAAACGGCAGATGCGGGAGTTTATAACGTCGTCTTTGAATATGTTGACGAACAGGCAGGACGCTATGCGGCTCGCGCCGCCGTGCGCCTGTGCCAGAGTCTCGTTGAAACGGGAACTTACCCGCCCCAAGAACTCGCGCAAGATTTGCAAGACTTGCAAGAACTTCATGCGAATGCCGCCCTAGGCCCTTCTACCGAATCGATTATTAAAGAAGCCGAAGCGCGAAAAATTCCCTGGATGCCGCTCAGTGCAAGAGCAATGGTACAGTTGGGATACGGCTGCAACAGCAAGCGGATTCAAGCCACCCTGACCGATCGCTCTAGCATTTTGGGCGTAGAGTTGGCTTGCGATAAGGAAGGGACGAAGACGATTTTGCAAGATGCAGGAATTCCCGTCCCGCGCGGCACGACTATCGGTTATTTCGACGAACTCGACGACGCAATTGCCTCTGTCGGCGGTTTCCCGATCGTGATTAAACCCCTCGACGGCAACCACGGACGCGGCATTACCATTAACATTAACTCTCGCAAGGAAGCCGAAGAAGCCTACGACCTTGCTAGTGCTGCCTCGAAGACTAAGAATGTTATCGTCGAGCGCTACTACGAAGGCAGCGACCATCGCGTTCTCGTCGTCAACGGTAAAGTGATTGCCGTGGCCGAGCGCGTTCCCGCCCACGTCGTCGGCGACGGCACTTCGACGATCGCGGAATTAATCGAAATTACCAACCAAGACCCCCATCGCGGCGACGGTCACGATAACGTCCTCACCAAAATAGTCCTTGACAAAACGGCGACCGATGTGCTTCAGAGGCAGGGCTATACCCTTAAGACGGTTCTGCGTCGGGGCGATCGCGCCTATCTGCGCGCTACCGCCAACCTCAGCACCGGAGGCATCGCGATCGACCGCACCGACGAGATCCACCCCGAAAACGTCTGGCTAGCCGAGCGCGTCGTCAAAATTATCGGCCTCGACATCGCCGGACTCGATATCGTAACCTCCGATATCCGCAAACCCCTGCGCGAAACCAACGGCGTAATTGTCGAAGTTAACGCCGCCCCCGGCTTCCGGATGCACGTTTGCCCCAGCCAAGGCTTGCCACGCAACGTCGGGGCTGCTGTCCTCGATATGCTCTTTCCCCCCGGCACTTCCCCCCGGATTCCGATCGTCGCCATCACCGGCACTAACGGCAAAACCACCACCACCCGCCTGATTGCCCACATCATCCAGCAAACCGGCAAAATCGTCGGTTACACCACGACTGATGGGATTTATTTAAACGAACATCTCGTGGAAAAAGGCGACACCACCGGGCCGCAAAGCGCCCAAGTCATTCTCAAAGATCCCACCGTTGAAGTCGCCGTCCTGGAAACCGCACGCGGCGGCATTTTGCGTTCCGGGATTGCCTTCGATACCTGCGATGTTAGCGTCGTCCTCAACGTCGCCGCCGATCACTTAGGGTTGGGCGATATCAATACGATTGAGGAACTAGCACGGGTGAAAAGCGTGGTGGCGGAAATCGCCAGTTCCGAAGGCTTTGCTGTCCTCAACGCCGACGATCCCCGCGTCGTGGCAATGGCGCAGAAAACCAAAGCGAAAATTGCCTATTTTTCGATGCAGTCCGATAACGATATCGTGCAAAGTCACATTCGCCAAGGCGGTTTAGCGGCAATTTACGATCGCGGTAGCTTAGCGATTATGGAAGGCGATTGGCAATTGCGGATTGAGGAAGCCAAAAATATTCCGGTGACGATGGGCGGTATGGCCCCGTTTATGATTGCTAATGCCCTCGCCGCTTGTTTGGCTGCTTTTGCCAGTGGCGTGGATATCGAAAAAATTCGTCAAGGACTGCGAAGCTTTAAGACTTCTGCCGCTCAAACCCCAGGACGGATGAATTTATTCGATTTGGGGCGCTATCAGGCGCTCATCGACTACGCCCACAACCCCGCCGGTTACGAAGCGCTCTCTGGCTTTGTTTGCAATTGGCAGGGAGAACGCTTGGGAGTCGTTGGCGGGCCGGGAGATCGTCGCGATGAAGATTTAATCTTGTTGGGCGAACTGTCGGCTAAAATGTTCGATCGCATTATTGTTAAAGAAGATCGCGATCGTCGGGGGCGCGAAAGCGGCGAAGTAGCGGCGTTAATCGTTGAAGGGGTTAAGCGCCACAATCCCGACGTTCCCTGCAAGATCGTGTTAGATGAGAGCGAAGCGATTGAGGCGGGTTTGAGCGAAATGAAGGAAGGCGGTTTGATTGTGATTCTACCCGAAAGCGTCAGCAGCGCGATCGCGTTGTTGGAAGAGCGTCAGGCCGAGTCTTTATTAGCGAAAAATGCGAAGTAA
- the blaOXA gene encoding class D beta-lactamase produces the protein MPNRKVNKVNPFYKGGLNRSTRFALGIAALFLSIGFTPLPTPFASPPAIAQSDREDTINFGRHFQELGVEGSIIIYDSNNNRFYQHNPERNATQFLPASTFKILNALISLETGVIPNDLAVLTWDGIDRDFPDWNRDLNLREAFKLSAVWFYQVLARRVGYERMQDWVKKVGYGNQNIGSKDAIDRFWLEGELRISPREQIEFLRRLYRDDLPFSKATMATVKDMMIVERTPDYTIRAKTGWLGFGQTEKPQIGWYVGYVERDKNAYFFAVNIDINTPNDAKARSELMRRSLKDLGVL, from the coding sequence GTGCCTAACAGAAAAGTCAACAAAGTCAACCCGTTCTACAAGGGCGGGTTGAATCGCTCGACTCGATTTGCTCTTGGGATTGCAGCCCTATTTCTATCGATAGGCTTCACCCCCCTACCAACTCCCTTTGCATCGCCCCCCGCGATCGCCCAGAGCGATCGCGAAGATACAATAAACTTCGGGCGACACTTCCAGGAACTCGGCGTAGAAGGTTCCATTATTATTTACGACTCCAATAACAACCGCTTCTACCAACACAACCCCGAACGCAACGCCACCCAATTTTTACCCGCCTCCACCTTCAAAATTCTCAACGCCTTAATCTCCCTGGAAACCGGAGTTATCCCCAACGATCTCGCCGTTTTAACTTGGGATGGGATCGATCGCGATTTTCCCGACTGGAACCGCGATCTTAACTTGCGAGAAGCCTTCAAGCTTTCTGCGGTTTGGTTCTACCAAGTTCTCGCTCGTCGCGTCGGGTACGAGCGAATGCAAGATTGGGTCAAGAAAGTTGGCTACGGCAACCAAAACATCGGCTCGAAAGACGCGATCGATCGCTTTTGGTTGGAAGGAGAATTGCGAATTTCTCCTCGAGAACAAATTGAATTTTTGCGCCGCTTGTATCGAGACGATCTGCCCTTCTCAAAAGCAACAATGGCAACCGTTAAAGATATGATGATTGTCGAGCGCACGCCCGATTATACGATTCGTGCTAAAACGGGTTGGTTGGGTTTTGGGCAAACCGAAAAACCGCAAATTGGTTGGTATGTGGGTTATGTAGAGCGAGATAAAAATGCCTACTTTTTTGCGGTTAATATTGATATTAATACGCCCAATGATGCTAAGGCTCGCAGCGAGTTAATGCGACGGAGTTTGAAAGATTTAGGCGTATTGTAA
- the hpsE gene encoding hormogonium polysaccharide biosynthesis glycosyltransferase HpsE, whose translation MLDSVRAIPSENPIDFTIAICTYNGAERLPLVLERLKGQINTENIAWEIIVVDNNSSDRTAQVVREYQADWLERFPLVYQFEPQQGLAYARQRALSAARGELLGFLDDDNLPAPDWVARAYEFARSHPNAGAFGGQVHAAIEGEMPAYFPKIAVFLAIVERGSQAFIYQPQKRILPPAAGIVIRKQAWLATVPERSLLKGRIGSSMLASEDLEFLSYLQLGGWEIWYNPQMHIDHQIPPHRLERAYLLSLVRGIGLARHPIRMIRTNFWLQPLLFPVYTLNDLRRAILFFVNNRKAIKTDVASACEMEFLLSSLYSPFYWATKYKKSQS comes from the coding sequence ATGTTGGATTCCGTTCGTGCCATTCCCTCGGAAAACCCCATCGATTTTACCATTGCAATTTGTACATATAACGGAGCGGAGCGCTTACCGCTGGTTTTGGAACGATTGAAAGGGCAAATCAATACTGAAAATATTGCCTGGGAAATCATTGTTGTCGATAATAATAGCAGCGATCGCACCGCCCAAGTCGTTCGCGAATATCAAGCCGATTGGCTCGAGCGTTTTCCTCTCGTCTATCAGTTTGAACCCCAGCAAGGCTTAGCTTATGCCAGACAGAGAGCCTTGTCCGCCGCCCGGGGAGAACTGCTGGGTTTTTTAGATGACGATAACTTACCGGCCCCCGATTGGGTAGCTCGAGCTTATGAGTTTGCGCGATCGCACCCCAACGCTGGAGCCTTTGGCGGACAGGTTCATGCCGCCATCGAGGGCGAGATGCCCGCTTATTTTCCTAAAATTGCCGTTTTTTTAGCGATCGTCGAGCGCGGTTCGCAAGCCTTTATTTACCAGCCCCAAAAACGCATCCTCCCTCCTGCTGCGGGGATTGTGATTCGCAAACAAGCTTGGCTCGCAACCGTCCCGGAGCGATCGCTTCTCAAAGGACGAATTGGCTCTTCTATGTTAGCCAGTGAAGATTTAGAATTTCTGTCTTATTTGCAACTGGGCGGATGGGAGATTTGGTATAACCCCCAAATGCACATCGATCATCAAATTCCGCCTCACCGCTTAGAGCGCGCCTATCTCCTGTCTTTGGTGCGGGGAATTGGTTTGGCTCGTCATCCTATTCGCATGATTCGGACTAATTTTTGGCTCCAGCCTCTCTTATTTCCCGTCTATACTCTCAACGATCTGCGCCGAGCGATCTTGTTTTTTGTTAACAACAGAAAAGCGATTAAAACGGATGTGGCTTCTGCTTGCGAAATGGAGTTTTTGTTGAGTAGCTTGTACAGTCCTTTTTATTGGGCAACAAAATACAAAAAGTCCCAATCTTAA
- a CDS encoding class I SAM-dependent methyltransferase — MDSQWTSDAFKSRISDYSSRKRFEAGSPNDREIEAYSYHISNHFRGNLQGKKALVLGLTPELRAMLHDFGMSVICIDQNQDAIALFRDWLPLDRTVDENIVEGDWMNLEDYLDEPIDVVVGDGVFGNILSLQGHRTLLNKIEKILNNRGICVFRKILIPENFSVQEYEVKKLIKRHRSGEMDDAEFGFAMRIWGLKDTAFNENKFLLDNNYSFSIFRQMYRDGLLNDDEIAAIERYYFGGINLITPQAIWEELLTDSGFEFESFPLSGKDWYAYYPIFGCVRRSYSCC, encoded by the coding sequence ATGGATTCTCAATGGACTTCAGATGCTTTTAAAAGCCGTATTTCCGATTACAGCAGCCGTAAACGATTTGAAGCTGGTTCCCCTAACGATCGGGAAATAGAAGCGTATTCCTATCATATCTCTAACCATTTTCGTGGAAACCTACAAGGAAAAAAAGCCCTAGTCTTGGGCTTAACTCCAGAATTACGAGCCATGCTTCATGATTTTGGAATGTCGGTTATTTGTATTGACCAAAATCAAGACGCGATCGCACTGTTTCGAGATTGGCTCCCGCTCGATAGAACGGTTGATGAAAACATTGTTGAAGGCGATTGGATGAATCTAGAGGATTATCTTGACGAACCCATTGATGTTGTTGTAGGCGATGGAGTTTTTGGTAACATCCTATCCCTTCAAGGACATCGTACTTTGCTAAATAAAATAGAAAAAATTCTTAATAATCGCGGCATTTGTGTATTTCGTAAAATTTTAATTCCCGAAAACTTTTCCGTTCAAGAATATGAAGTAAAAAAATTGATTAAAAGACACCGATCTGGCGAAATGGATGATGCAGAATTTGGATTTGCTATGCGAATTTGGGGATTAAAAGATACAGCATTTAACGAAAATAAATTTTTGCTAGATAACAATTATTCCTTTAGCATTTTCCGACAAATGTATCGCGATGGCTTACTGAATGATGATGAGATTGCTGCTATTGAACGCTACTATTTTGGCGGCATTAACCTAATAACCCCTCAAGCAATTTGGGAAGAATTGCTAACAGATTCTGGATTTGAATTTGAAAGTTTTCCCCTGTCTGGAAAAGATTGGTACGCCTATTATCCGATTTTTGGTTGCGTTCGTCGTTCGTACTCTTGCTGTTAA
- a CDS encoding polysaccharide pyruvyl transferase family protein, translated as MTSPNTSLSLHSGSMELKRSLSESLKKLDYLSEFKSCALLDYPNYLNLGDRAIWVGAFLALTEVLNLNISYIASEGDFSDRALAERAERLPIFLNGGGNFGDLWPKIQTFRERIISQYRDRPIIILPQSIYYVDRENLKKTAALFNAHPNLTLFLRDRISYDLAVENFPNCRLFLAPDMAFQMVGLPGLPQRDRAHSSTLYLCRDDRELDKRFAPSAINQPNLVVEDWHSYSWLLGTQKSQFIQAIASLVREGWQRGLATPDAWLARQNWDSFHPQLEKFKHSYGELMQRQSWSFLYSAFYQLSQHRFVITNRLHAHILCVILEIPHIFLPNSYHKNEAFYESWTSRIPFCKFVKEPACIETAIQALQAWI; from the coding sequence ATGACTTCCCCTAATACAAGCCTATCTCTCCATTCCGGCTCGATGGAGTTGAAACGATCTTTGTCCGAATCCCTCAAAAAACTGGACTATCTTTCTGAGTTTAAATCCTGTGCGTTGCTCGATTATCCCAACTATTTAAACTTAGGCGATCGCGCGATCTGGGTGGGAGCGTTTTTGGCATTAACTGAAGTTCTAAATCTCAACATTAGCTATATTGCTAGCGAAGGGGATTTCTCCGATCGCGCCTTAGCAGAACGAGCCGAGCGATTGCCCATTTTTCTCAACGGGGGCGGAAACTTTGGCGATCTCTGGCCTAAAATTCAAACCTTTCGCGAACGCATTATTTCCCAATACCGCGATCGCCCCATTATTATTCTACCTCAAAGTATCTATTATGTCGATCGCGAGAACCTAAAAAAAACAGCAGCCCTCTTCAACGCGCACCCCAACTTAACGCTTTTTTTGCGCGATCGCATCAGCTACGATTTAGCCGTTGAAAATTTTCCGAACTGTCGCCTTTTCCTCGCTCCCGACATGGCATTCCAGATGGTCGGTTTACCCGGTTTGCCGCAACGAGATCGCGCCCATTCCTCTACCCTATATCTGTGCCGCGACGATCGCGAACTCGATAAACGTTTCGCTCCGAGTGCCATCAACCAGCCCAATTTAGTAGTCGAAGACTGGCACTCTTATTCTTGGCTTCTCGGTACGCAAAAAAGTCAATTCATCCAAGCAATTGCGTCCTTAGTCAGAGAAGGATGGCAGCGCGGACTCGCAACTCCAGACGCATGGCTCGCTAGACAAAATTGGGATTCGTTTCATCCCCAACTCGAAAAATTCAAACATTCCTATGGAGAATTAATGCAGCGCCAATCTTGGAGCTTTCTCTACAGCGCCTTTTATCAATTAAGCCAGCATCGTTTCGTCATAACCAATCGCTTGCACGCCCATATTCTCTGCGTTATCTTAGAGATCCCTCATATCTTCCTCCCGAACAGCTACCACAAAAACGAGGCCTTTTACGAAAGCTGGACTTCTCGAATTCCCTTTTGTAAATTTGTTAAAGAACCCGCGTGCATCGAGACAGCGATTCAAGCCTTACAAGCTTGGATATAA